The following are from one region of the Capsicum annuum cultivar UCD-10X-F1 chromosome 1, UCD10Xv1.1, whole genome shotgun sequence genome:
- the LOC107871656 gene encoding probable N-acetylglucosaminyl-phosphatidylinositol de-N-acetylase isoform X2: MEFQVTVTIKMFIKVFENYCKILHIKKLTPGSFTNILRKYSGPVDIWLSLLSAKFHLSGLVHCLLNEHPRRSLAAMAQHTSQWVWFRKLFVSFSSYPYVNCLKKIN; this comes from the exons ATGGAGTTTCAGGTCACTGTAACCATCAAGATGTTCATCAAGGTGTTCG AAAACTATTGCAAGATACTTCACATAAAGAAGTTGACGCCTGGGAGCTT CACTAACATATTGCGCAAGTACAGTGGACCAGTGGACATATGGTTGTCCCTCCTATCTGCCAAGTTCCATTTAAGTGGATTGGTGCATTGCTTGCTAAATGAACATCCCAGAAGGAGCTTAGCTGCAATGGCTCAGCACACGAGTCAGTGGGTTTG GTTTCGCAAGCTATTTGTTTCTTTCTCAAGTTACCCATATGTCAACTGCCTTAAGAAGATCAATTAG
- the LOC107871656 gene encoding probable N-acetylglucosaminyl-phosphatidylinositol de-N-acetylase isoform X1, whose translation MKKSSQEFIVITFDNYGVSGHCNHQDVHQGVRKLLQDTSHKEVDAWELVSTNILRKYSGPVDIWLSLLSAKFHLSGLVHCLLNEHPRRSLAAMAQHTSQWVWFRKLFVSFSSYPYVNCLKKIN comes from the exons ATGAAGAAGTCAAGCCAAGAGTTCATT GTCATAACTTTTGATAATTATGGAGTTTCAGGTCACTGTAACCATCAAGATGTTCATCAAGGTGTTCG AAAACTATTGCAAGATACTTCACATAAAGAAGTTGACGCCTGGGAGCTT GTTAGCACTAACATATTGCGCAAGTACAGTGGACCAGTGGACATATGGTTGTCCCTCCTATCTGCCAAGTTCCATTTAAGTGGATTGGTGCATTGCTTGCTAAATGAACATCCCAGAAGGAGCTTAGCTGCAATGGCTCAGCACACGAGTCAGTGGGTTTG GTTTCGCAAGCTATTTGTTTCTTTCTCAAGTTACCCATATGTCAACTGCCTTAAGAAGATCAATTAG